DNA from Daucus carota subsp. sativus chromosome 1, DH1 v3.0, whole genome shotgun sequence:
tagttcttAGTAATCTCATATGAGATCATTAATAATATTCTTCATcttcattacttatttttttataaaaaataatttgtatttataaGATCATTTGTAAGAGGCACTCTTTATGAGTTCATAACTAGAAAAGTAAAAGAGCCGGGGTCAGATTGAGTTTCAAGAGACTCTTATAAACTCTTTATATACTTAAGAATCTATTATTTCTTTTTTGATCAAATCTATTATTTCTACTCTCTTTTAGAAGTCTCCACGTGGttcttaacttattttcaaTAATAGAATTTATTATATCCTCTTCATCCATCATGTTTCCTctttttgtgtttatttttattaaaatataaaataaaaaaaaagtatacaaAGTATTGTTAGTGTtgacatttttaaatatgtattgaTTTTTTAAGAGtcatatatttcatattatatctAAGAGGAACTAAGATGCTATTCGCGATGCTAAGAAGCTTTTAGTGGTGTTTATTTGATGGGTAATGAATCCCGTTAACGGGAATCAGAACCTAAGACATATTTATTGGTATTTGAATTAGTGATGTGAATTGTCACTTGATCGGAAATCGCAGCTTTTGGAAAGCTCATTCCCATATCTAATAGCATGCTGCTCACTGACTCTTTGGTTCCGAAACAATCAAAGGAGAAAGATTGGTTCCATGCCGAGTTTGAAGATGACATGCACCTCTCGAGTCTCGAATTGGACTCTGTTCTTGCTTCCTGCTGACATACAGCATCTTATGAACAAGCTTCCGGTGGAATTGAACTCGACGTTTCTGGCACTTGAGATTCTTAGTTCACAGCTAAAAGCTGATTGAACTTGAAACCATGCaagaaaatataaactatacGTATCTGTTTGCACAAAGTGAAAACACAGAGTTGTAAGTTTGGTTGTTGAGAAGTTGAGAGAGTGCTTTAAGCCACTATTTATGATCGATAAGCTCTGCGATACAAAATGTTCGTCTGAATTAAAATTCATGAAATGAGATTTCGTTAAGGATCTGTGTGATCGGCATAAGATAAATAAGCACTAGCTGGATTTTATTGTGATTTTACAAGATCTTGTTGAGGCAAAACCCCTAAGGTAATCCTTGCAGTGGAATATATACGAGTATCTTCGTTTCTAAATTTATACATACAAAAAACGCGCATACTTATCCAGAGAAAAGCAGCAGCAAACAACCTCATGTTTCCTAATAGTACAGCTACATTCGAATGGCTCAAAGTGATCTCCATAGGACAAAACTACAAGTTAGTGCAGGTATGGTCACACATGTATATAAGCTGCAGCTCAATGGAAAGTAGCTAATTCCATGTCATTAAAGTAGAAGTATGAGTGCGATTATATTTTGTAGGCAATTTTTGATTTCAGACAGGGGTGTCGTTTTAAACTTCAATTTTTACTTGTTGGCTTGTTCGCTGAAGAATTTTACTGATCTGTTAAAGTGTGTGTGCAAGACTGATTGTGAGAGTAATTTCTTCAGGAAACTGGTCCCTGAAAAAGGCAATTGTTCGTAAccatttttgaacttttttttaatcacGGGAAGATAAAAACCCTAGGATGACGCAGTCATTTGTTCACATAAACGCATTTCACGGCTAAAGCTTTAATCAATAAAAACGGATGAAAGATGATTGCATCAATCGCTTGTCAGGAGTCTGGCGCATTTCTGTAGGCAATTTATgtattccttttctttaataAAGGAAAATATAGTTCAGAATTCAAAATGAAGTCATACAAATTataataagtttaagattaagaTTAACTGATATCAAGGCAAAGATATAACCAATTTGTATACACCAATGCAAAtcaatttcaaaagaaaataaatccagatttttcttcaatCAATTTAACAGTTTACATTTGTGTCTCTAGCTAATTAGCAAACTACAACTGATCGCTTCCCCTCTTCTAACAAGAGAACTCCAAAGCACCATCCAGTGCAAAAAGTTCACAATTTAAACAACTTTTACACTGACATCCATCACCGCAACTCTTCCTCTGTTTCACAGCCTTTGTTGCAACTGGTATAACAGCTCCGTCAACTTTCATTCCAATCTGCACAGCAGGAGGCTTCACACCATCAGGCAACCTCTTCCCCGTTTCCATCACAACCCATTTCTCAACATCCATCGTCGACGATTCCAAAACAGTTTTCCAAGGAACTTCGGCCTTCCCCAAGAGCTGTGACTTTCGGGTTCTTCCAAAGAATGAAATTCCGCTCCTGCATCTAAGTTCAAAAATCACAGTTCCTTCTAATAGCATGCTCCTCATAGACTCTTTGGTTCCAAAACAATCTAAGGAGAAAGACTGGTTCCACACCATATTTGAAGATGACACTTCTCGGCTCTGGAATCGGACTCTGTTCTTGTTTCCTGCTGACATGTAGCATCTTACGAAAAAGCTGCTTCCTGTGGGAATAAGATCGGCATTTCTAGCTCTGATGACACTTAGCTCACAGCTAATAGCTGCTTGATCTTGAAATTTATCCATGCAAGATTATATAAACTGGTTAATAATTTTTGCTTATGCTTTTGTACGAGTGAGTGAAAGAGAGTTATGAATTtgatgaagttgagggagtacTTTGTAGTATATATAGAGAGATTACAGTTAGTAATTAGCCACTTGATTAGTCTTGGTGTCATTTAAAataggggtgtgcatggtgcggtttggtgcggttccggacattaaccgttaccaaaccgatgaatgcggttcggttcggttaatcatcattaaccgtaaccgcaccaattaaaacggtttttcggttgcggttaaccattagtcggttgcggtttttttccggtttttccactattatttgctactcttgtgcatagtgattttttaaaaaaaatataaaattttcgtgAATATGTGCAATATGTTCGGTTACTATTTATTATTGTTTCTATACGAGGATATGggaaacattacatactttcatctaaaaaactttaatacacaataaaaactaaaacatacatattttgacaagaaattagatgatgtcaagtcaataaaattacccaaaatcaactaatcatgaaattcaaataaaaagttttcaaaaagtacataaataaaaaaagtagaataggtttcataataaaatttgattagcagattaacaacagaaatatttctgctttgtggcaaatcacaatagctctagttttcgatcaagcgctcctccaaatatttgggtgcccagttatttaagtgactcagCAAGTATGCAAGTATGGAAGCAGAACctccatataaaattagatgtgaAGTTTTAAAATGACTAAGGtgctttattaatattattaatatatatatatatatatatatttcggttcggttaatttcggtgcggttttagcataaaaccgaaaataaaaccgcaccactaatttcgattttttatctcggttattttcggttttatttgcggtttggttttttccggtgtggtttttcggtttttttaggttttttttgcggtttcggtttttcctgCTCGCCCCTAATTTAAAATAACTAAAAGGTGTTGTCAACTTGTCCTTGATCAAGATTTTGGCTTATCATACTTGATAGGATCCAAATATGCtgatatgataaaatatttatatgttcatGTGGACTGAAATTCACAAAATGAGATTTTGTTAAGAATCTGTGTGATCGGGCTGAAGATAAACAGGCACTAGCTAGAATCcattaaaattatgttttgtaAAGTCAAAAGATTGTCATCTTTGTGATCCCTGGGCAATCCATGTAGTGGGGGATGTGTAAGTTTACTGCATCCTTATCTACAaagtcatttttaaaatttctgatTCATTATTTCTTAAGTTTTTCATGcttctttataaaatatattgatcaAAATACAGTTGCTTTTTTAATATCAagcatattttcttttcttgataTGCTTAAATATTTGCTAGCTTATGTTGTCGACAATTAGTATTCAGTTACAAAATTttcgttttattttttaataatttgtcaattatattcctatttaaattaaaattctgtCTGATTTTTAGAATACAATTTCATGCCGTTtcctatttaaattaaaattctgtCTGATTTTTAGAATACAATTTCATGCCGTTCTTAAAATTATCCAATTACATGgattaaaaataagtaaatgCATGGAAGATCTGCGTGGCGATGTTGCATTACACGTTAACATCGAGTAGAAATAGAAATATAAACACACCACTGATACTAATAGTTGACTAGTTGATGAAAATGgaagttaatatatataatatctggGGGCAAGGTAAAAATATAATGGAGTCCCAACTACATACAGCACATAAGAAATCGAATTTCACAAAAGCCATATTGTTTTTTATCTTTCcagtttccaatgagtaaagcACTGTTGAGCTATTTTATATGAGTCATATTCAAGAGAAAACTATTAATCAGAAAATTCTAAAAACTTCTATCATATTTATAGTATTAGTGAGAAAATTATTAATCAGAAAATTCTAAAAACTTCTATCATATTTATAGTATTAGTTAAGATTCAGTAATAAAACtgcatataaaaaatatcttatttatgtattatattttgaaattacttctGAACACATACTTCTATAAACTAATAAAAAGAACGGCCCGTGTAACTTCACTCAAAAATTAAACGTTTTATCCTAAGAagtttttgataaatttgaaaTCCTTTTGTTTTACTTCTATACATTCCGGAGAAGACATGCATATCCACTGTGAAGATTACCTTTCGCCACTTGATGAGTCAAGGTGTCATTTAAATAATCAGTACTAAGTTACAAGTGCAGTACCGTCTTCGTcctattttagttttttaaatatatcttaCAAGATTTTGCTTTAAAAAACTTCActaatatgtttaatattatatgatttgtGTGGTGTGAAATGCAGGAAATGAGATTTTGACAATGACTTGTGTGATCCGCTTTCCGTAAAGCTAGCTACTTTGTTCtataaattacatttaataattttgaaGAGTGTTCAAGCCATATAACTGATAGATAATCTATCTAGAATTGCAGTGGGGatctataagagcatctccaagaggctcttcatttaggctcctaacttgagatttgaggagggagaagcaaaatgttgctccaagagactcttaagtggctcttaaatcttaagagcctcttgtttctctctcctctctcctcaaagttaagagccaccacatggctcctaacttattttttcacaataaaaaaatctttccctccaatcaacctccatctttccctctcttttgttatagtggagcccaatatatgaataaaatatgaaataaagaagagatgtagagagtactgttggagtttacactcttaactttgtcctaaattactaagagccacattttttatattatatttaggagtcaacaaggaggctcttggagatgctctaagtatcTATTATCTACATTATTttcaacaacaaaaatatatggctAACTTTAAACGGCAAAAATATAATCAAGTCGAACAAGTACATGAATACATGGTCAGAAACATACAAGCATCTAGGTATACCGCTTATCATTATATACACCACTGGTCGATCATGTTTCTTATTTTTGAGAAATAAgtcaattattttgaaaattttatacatttatactttttcttttttttgagtaaaatttATACTTCTTTTTTGAAAACGCATaatgtattttcatatatatggaAAGTTAAAACTTAGTATTAAACATCTCAAACTAAAAACTATATAAATACGAAATTTTTCCTTAAACAAGttcttgtaaaaaaatttaagccAAACGAAATAAGTTATTTAATTTCCCTATGTTATTTACATTTTTGCCAACTTCCATTGCACTAGGTTTTGACATTGTTACATTGCCGAGAGTTCGATGGGTTCCTGAAGAGCATTCAAAATGTGATTGGCTCTGTTGTCATGCAGAAAACTAATacttctaaaattttaagtatTAGAGTAAGTTTTCAAATAAATCTTATGCTCCATATAAATAATCTCGGAACAAGCAATTGAGCTCACATGCACCGGAGCTGCCCTTAGCACTAAAACCCGATGAGTTGGTCGACACATTAGACTTAATAAGAAAGCAACGTTGGGGTCTTCATTAGTTGCAAAATCAAGATTCCAAATAATCCAGACTAATTAAGTAGTACAAGTTATCTACTAGATTTTGAGAATACTCTGGgctagaataaaatataagtgAGCACTTCTTATTTTCGCCGTTGTGTTGTTTTCATATATTCATGCTCTTCGTAAGACATTTAAATTTCTATGGCCGGAAATGTAACAACTCCTAGAAAAACCCATCTAAGAATTATGTTCATAAACATCTGAAAATTGTGCAGTTGATCATGTAGCGTAATTGCTAGATTTTCTGTATACTTCTTTTTACTAGAGGGAGATTATAACAGACTATCCTTTTTGAaatggtttgatttttaaaaagattttaaaaGAACAGTATAGGAATGAGAACGAGGGATATTTTACCCGAAGCAGAATACCTGTCCTACAATTCTTATAACAGACTATTCTTTTTgaaatgatttgatttttaaaaaggaTTAAAGAGAACAATAATAATGTGATATGGAGAGAAAGTAGATCAAGACTTTTGGATGATAGACAGGAATGAGAACCAGGGATATGAAGATGAGTATTGCAAATGATTTGGAAGAAGGGTTTTGGTCCGTGACAACTGATTGTCAGGAGGCTTTATCTAACACACAGCTCCATTATCATTAGATCTGTATTTCAAGGGTATGAATTGAAACttgtttttttaagtatccgctataattttttcctatccgcggaaaatttccacggatacttaaaaaaacgAACTTTTAATCTGGACTCTTGAAATATTGATCCGACGCCCCTGAAAGTGTGT
Protein-coding regions in this window:
- the LOC108197779 gene encoding uncharacterized protein LOC108197779: MDKFQDQAAISCELSVIRARNADLIPTGSSFFVRCYMSAGNKNRVRFQSREVSSSNMVWNQSFSLDCFGTKESMRSMLLEGTVIFELRCRSGISFFGRTRKSQLLGKAEVPWKTVLESSTMDVEKWVVMETGKRLPDGVKPPAVQIGMKVDGAVIPVATKAVKQRKSCGDGCQCKSCLNCELFALDGALEFSC